In Kytococcus sedentarius DSM 20547, the sequence GATCCCGGCCACCCCCATCTGGTGGAAGCCGTACCGCCCGCTGAACCAGGCGTAGGCCTCGTGCCCCACCACCAGGTCGGTGATCTCGCAGGAGGCAAAACCCTTCGCGAGCTCGTCATCGAGCGCCTCGAGCTCCTCGGCGTAGGCCTCGGCGTTGCGGCGGTAGTCGTCCGCGTGGTCCGGGTCCTGCTCGGCGAGCCGCTCCCCGGTCGCCCGGGCCGCCTTCGCGTAGGTGAGGGGGTCCAGCCAGAAGTGCGGGTCCACCCCGCCGTGGTCGTGGCCCTCGTGCCCGTGGTCCGCGTGGTCGTCGTGGCCCTCACCCTCGTCCTCGGCGTGGTCGTGCTCCTCGCCCTCGCCCTCGGCTTCACCCTCCGGAGGGCCGGCCTCGAGGTCCACGGCCTCGGCGACGTCCCAGGAGTGGTCACCGGCCACGGCGTCGACGGCGGAGTCCAGTGCGGGCTGCATGGTCTCCAGGTACACCACGAGGTCGGCCTCCTGCAGCTGCCCGGTGGACTTCGGGGTCATCTCCAGGTGGTGGGGATCGGTGCCCGAGGGAGTCACCTGGGTCACCTCGACGTGGTCGCCTCCCACCTTCTCCACCAGGTGGGTCAGCGGGAAGAGGCCGGTGGAGACCGCCATCGCCTGGCCGGCGTCGGACCCGCCGTCGGCCTCGTCGCCGCACCCCGCGAGCACGAGGGTCGCCGCGAGGGCGCCGGCCCCCCATCGCGACAGGGGGGAGGTGGGACGGAGTGAGTGACGGGGCATGACAATGATTCTCAGGTAGCCGAGAACTGTTGTCAAACTGCGGCCACGTACCCTGTGGCCATGGCCAAGAAGACCTCGATCGTCGACACCGTCGTCTCCCTCTGCAAGCGTCGCGGGTTCGTGTTCCCCACCGGGGAGATCTACGGCGGGACCCGCTCTGCCTGGGACTACGGTCCGCTGGGCGTGGCACTGAAGGAGAACATCAAGCGCCAGTGGTGGCGCACCATGGTGCAGATGCGCGACGACGTCGTGGGGCTCGACTCCGCCGTCATCCTGCCCACCGCGGTCTGGGAGGCCTCGGGGCACGTCGCCACCTTCACCGACCCGCTCACCGAGTGCCAGTCCTGCCACAAGCGCTTCCGCGCCGACCACCTCCAGGAGGCCGTCGCCGAGAAGAAGGCTGCCAAGGGGCAGGAGGTGGACCCCGATGACGTC encodes:
- a CDS encoding metal ABC transporter substrate-binding protein, with translation MPRHSLRPTSPLSRWGAGALAATLVLAGCGDEADGGSDAGQAMAVSTGLFPLTHLVEKVGGDHVEVTQVTPSGTDPHHLEMTPKSTGQLQEADLVVYLETMQPALDSAVDAVAGDHSWDVAEAVDLEAGPPEGEAEGEGEEHDHAEDEGEGHDDHADHGHEGHDHGGVDPHFWLDPLTYAKAARATGERLAEQDPDHADDYRRNAEAYAEELEALDDELAKGFASCEITDLVVGHEAYAWFSGRYGFHQMGVAGIANGAEVSPARLAELTGVVREAGVTTIYAEPLTPQDNAEALAAETGTTVEVLDPVAGLSDSSAAEDYVGLMRANAETLRAGQDCA